A single genomic interval of Aedes aegypti strain LVP_AGWG chromosome 1, AaegL5.0 Primary Assembly, whole genome shotgun sequence harbors:
- the LOC5579505 gene encoding protein NPC2 homolog has protein sequence MSSYVVVLLVVLPLVFADVVPVKECKAGSLPSSVDVQGCKKVPCELKRGEDAVAFVDFSVSDEVAKLRPIVYATALGLTIPFELPSDRQDACEWLEGSKCPLSAGEDVRYELRLPVEQSYPPIAVDVELRLVDQDDEIVSCFSVQGKVV, from the exons ATGAGTTCATACGTAGTAGTTCTGTTGGTAGTTCTTCCACTAGTGTTCGCCGACGTAGTTCCGGTCAAGGAAT GCAAGGCCGGTTCGTTGCCGAGTTCCGTGGACGTCCAGGGATGCAAGAAGGTTCCGTGTGAGCTGAAGCGCGGCGAAGACGCCGTGGCCTTCGTGGACTTCAGTGTCAGCGACGAGGTGGCCAAGTTGCGACCGATTGTCTACGCTACGGCCTTGGGTTTGACGATTCCGTTCGAGCTGCCATCGGATAGGCAGGATGCTTGCGAGTGGTTGGAGGGATCCAAGTGCCCGCTGTCGGCTGGGGAAGATGTGAGGTACGAGTTGAGGTTGCCGGTGGAGCAGAGCTATCCACCAATTGCGGTGGATGTGGAGCTGAGGCTGGTGGATCAGGACGATGAGATCGTGAGCTGTTTCAGTGTTCAAGGAAAGGTTGTGTGA
- the LOC5579510 gene encoding uncharacterized protein LOC5579510 produces MRRSLALVALLSAVAFAQDGTLHTHPCTGGLPHPNWVRIEGCTQMPCKLIRGQDVNMWLEFTALSSFDGLTTKVMSTVGNEINVPYPLPSDKSNACNWLVNTRCPVDYNEDVEYHLNFYVSYIYPEVPDLKLEISLIDNYNHVQSCFVVDTSVVSS; encoded by the exons ATGCGTCGCTCTCTAGCTCTGGTAGCGCTTCTGTCGGCCGTGGCCTTCGCCCAAGACGGAACTCTTCATACGCATCCTTGCACCGGTGGACTTCCACATCCCAACTGGGTCCGGATCGAGGGATGCACCCAGATGCCCTGCAAGCTGATCCGCGGCCAGGACGTCAACATGTGGCTGGAGTTCACTGCCC TGTCCAGCTTCGACGGTCTCACCACCAAGGTCATGTCCACGGTCGGTAATGAGATCAACGTTCCGTATCCGCTTCCGTCGGACAAGTCGAACGCCTGCAACTGGCTAGTGAACACCCGGTGCCCCGTCGACTACAACGAAGACGTCGAGTACCATCTGAACTTCTACGTGAGCTACATCTACCCGGAGGTTCCGGATCTGAAGCTGGAGATCAGCCTGATCGATAACTACAACCACGTGCAGTCGTGCTTCGTCGTGGACACTTCTGTGGTGTCGTCGTAG